Genomic segment of Fundidesulfovibrio magnetotacticus:
CACCGACGTCTGGTTCGCCCGGGATGGCCTGGCCCTGGTCTTCTACTCCTCGCCGCGTTCACGCCACTGCCGCAACCTGGCCGCAAGCCCCGCCTGCGCCGCCACGGTGCACGCGCGCACTGACTCCTGGAAGGAAATCAAAGGTCTGCAGATGGAAGGCGAGGCGCGCGAGGCCCAAGGAACCGCCGCCAAGGCCCGAGCCCTGGCCGCCTACGTGCGCCGCTATCCCTTCGCGGCCGCGCTCCTGGCCGGAGGAGGGGAGGCGGCGGCGCGCTTGGCCAAGGTACGCGCCCACGTGTTCCGGCCACGCTCCATCCGCCTGGTGGACAA
This window contains:
- a CDS encoding pyridoxamine 5'-phosphate oxidase family protein; the encoded protein is MTREEFEAAALALLDSERTLTLATCGPEGLPWATDVWFARDGLALVFYSSPRSRHCRNLAASPACAATVHARTDSWKEIKGLQMEGEAREAQGTAAKARALAAYVRRYPFAAALLAGGGEAAARLAKVRAHVFRPRSIRLVDNARGFATRYAMRVEDGLWQGEPEAENH